The proteins below come from a single Streptomyces tubercidicus genomic window:
- a CDS encoding citrate synthase 2, which yields MSDFVPGLEGVIAFETEIAEPDKEGGSLRYRGVDIEDLVGKVSFGNVWGLLVDGAFNPGLPPAEPFPIPVHSGDIRVDVQSALAMLAPVWGLQPLLDIDEQTARDNLARAAVMALSYVAQSARGQGLPMVPQKEIDKAETVVERFMRRWRGEPDPQHVKAVDAYWTSAAEHGMNPSTFTARAIASTGADVAAALSGAVGAMSGPLHGGAPSRVLGMIEDIERSGDAAAYVRQRLDRGDRLMGFGHRVYRAEDPRARVLRRTARELGAPRFEVAEALEKAALDELRSRRPDRVLATNVEFWAAIVLDFAEVPAHMFTSMFTCARTAGWSAHILEQKRTGRLVRPSARYVGPAARAPREIAGYEGLAAR from the coding sequence CGCTGCGGTACCGCGGTGTCGACATCGAAGACCTCGTCGGAAAGGTGTCCTTCGGAAACGTCTGGGGGCTGCTGGTCGACGGGGCGTTCAACCCCGGGCTGCCGCCCGCGGAGCCCTTCCCGATCCCGGTGCACTCCGGTGACATCCGGGTCGATGTGCAGTCGGCGCTCGCCATGCTCGCGCCCGTATGGGGCCTCCAGCCGCTGCTGGACATCGACGAGCAGACGGCCCGTGACAACCTCGCCCGCGCCGCGGTGATGGCGCTGTCGTACGTGGCCCAGTCGGCCCGTGGGCAGGGCCTGCCGATGGTGCCGCAGAAGGAGATCGACAAGGCGGAGACCGTCGTCGAGCGCTTTATGCGGCGCTGGCGCGGGGAGCCGGACCCCCAGCACGTCAAGGCCGTCGACGCCTACTGGACCTCGGCCGCCGAGCACGGCATGAACCCCTCCACCTTCACCGCCCGCGCCATCGCCTCCACCGGTGCGGATGTGGCGGCCGCGCTGTCCGGTGCGGTCGGCGCGATGTCCGGGCCGCTGCACGGCGGGGCGCCCTCCCGCGTCCTCGGCATGATCGAGGACATCGAGCGGTCCGGCGACGCCGCCGCCTACGTCCGCCAACGGCTGGACCGGGGCGACCGGCTGATGGGCTTCGGCCACCGCGTCTACCGCGCCGAGGACCCCCGCGCACGGGTGCTGCGGCGCACCGCGCGGGAGCTGGGCGCACCGCGCTTCGAGGTCGCCGAGGCGCTGGAGAAGGCCGCGCTGGACGAGCTCCGCAGCCGCCGCCCCGACCGGGTGCTGGCCACCAACGTCGAGTTCTGGGCGGCCATCGTCCTGGACTTCGCCGAGGTCCCGGCGCACATGTTCACCTCGATGTTCACCTGCGCCCGTACGGCGGGGTGGAGCGCGCACATCTTGGAGCAGAAGCGGACGGGCCGACTGGTTCGGCCGTCGGCCCGGTATGTGGGGCCCGCTGCGCGTGCGCCGCGGGAGATTGCCGGGTATGAGGGGCTGGCGGCGCGCTAA
- a CDS encoding TetR/AcrR family transcriptional regulator, with protein sequence MGALTPARGPKQPQQERSRATRLKLLEAAVSCLAERGWSGSTVAVVAERAGVSRGAAQHHFRTREDLFTAAVEHVAEKRQNAVKAVAHNLPPAGSVARTWIIVEELVGLYTGPLFRAALHLWVAASDEPPLRDRVTALEARVGREAHRTAVALLDADESVPGVRETVQGLLDMARGLGLANLLTDDSTRRAKVVEQWAKVIDDLLAT encoded by the coding sequence ATGGGCGCGCTGACCCCCGCCCGCGGCCCCAAACAGCCCCAGCAGGAACGCAGCCGCGCCACCCGCCTCAAACTGCTGGAGGCCGCCGTCTCCTGCCTGGCCGAACGCGGCTGGAGCGGCAGCACGGTCGCGGTGGTCGCCGAACGGGCCGGCGTCTCCCGGGGCGCCGCCCAGCACCACTTCCGCACCCGCGAGGACCTCTTCACGGCCGCCGTCGAACACGTCGCGGAAAAACGCCAGAACGCCGTCAAGGCAGTCGCCCACAACCTGCCGCCGGCCGGCTCCGTCGCCCGCACCTGGATCATCGTTGAGGAACTGGTCGGCCTCTACACGGGCCCCCTCTTCCGCGCCGCACTCCACCTGTGGGTAGCCGCCTCCGACGAGCCCCCACTACGCGACCGCGTCACGGCCCTGGAGGCCCGCGTAGGCCGCGAGGCCCACCGCACGGCCGTCGCCCTCCTGGACGCCGACGAATCGGTCCCCGGCGTACGCGAAACCGTCCAGGGCCTCCTCGACATGGCTCGCGGCCTGGGCCTGGCCAACCTCCTGACGGACGACTCGACCCGCCGAGCAAAGGTCGTCGAGCAGTGGGCAAAGGTAATCGACGACCTCCTGGCAACGTAG
- a CDS encoding enoyl-CoA hydratase family protein → MTDAAATTLVPRSHERGITTLTLDSPHNRNALSTRLVAELHQALTDAAADDATRAVVLTHTGGTFCAGADLSEATSGTAKDGPLGLARLLRALVALPKPVVARVTGHVRAGGLGLLGACDISAAGPDATFAFTEARLGLAPAVISLPLLPRLDPRAAGRYYLTGEKFDAAEAARIGLITLAADDVDTGLAPVLDGLRKGSPQGLAESKKLVTTQVLATFDRDTEAYAEQSARLFGSAEAREGMTAFLERRAPAWAR, encoded by the coding sequence ATGACCGACGCCGCCGCCACGACCCTGGTCCCGCGCTCCCACGAACGCGGTATCACCACCCTCACCCTGGACTCCCCGCACAACCGCAACGCCCTCTCCACCCGTCTGGTCGCCGAACTCCACCAGGCCCTCACGGACGCCGCGGCCGACGACGCCACCCGCGCCGTCGTCCTCACCCACACCGGCGGCACGTTCTGCGCCGGCGCCGACCTCTCCGAGGCCACCTCGGGCACCGCGAAGGACGGCCCGCTGGGCCTGGCCAGGTTGCTGCGCGCCCTCGTGGCGCTGCCCAAACCGGTCGTCGCCCGGGTCACCGGACACGTCCGGGCCGGCGGCCTCGGTCTGCTCGGCGCCTGCGACATCTCCGCGGCCGGCCCGGACGCCACCTTCGCCTTCACCGAGGCCCGGCTGGGCCTCGCCCCCGCCGTCATCTCCCTGCCGCTGCTGCCCCGGCTGGACCCGCGGGCCGCCGGCCGCTACTACCTGACCGGCGAGAAGTTCGACGCGGCGGAGGCGGCCAGGATCGGCCTGATCACCCTCGCCGCCGACGATGTCGACACCGGCCTCGCGCCCGTACTGGACGGCCTGCGCAAGGGTTCGCCCCAGGGCCTGGCCGAGTCGAAGAAGCTGGTCACCACACAGGTACTGGCCACCTTCGACCGCGACACCGAGGCGTACGCCGAACAGTCCGCGCGACTCTTCGGCTCCGCCGAGGCCCGCGAGGGCATGACCGCCTTCCTGGAGCGACGGGCCCCGGCATGGGCGCGCTGA
- a CDS encoding 4-coumarate--CoA ligase family protein — protein MVFHVFHSEYADVAPVELPIHEAVLGRAGEYGDRPALVDGLDGTTLNYSELDHISRRIAAALTASGVRKGDVLALHSPNTVLFPAVFYAASRCGAAVTTVHPLATEGEFTKQLQDSGARWIVTVSALLDTARAAAGQSGGIAEILVCDRAEGHRSVQDLVACTDPEPAVTLDPAHDLAALPYSSGTTGTPKGVMLTHRSIATNLAQLAPLVSNGPGDRVLAVLPFFHIYGLTALMNAPLRNGATVVVLPRFDLRQFLAAIEQHRITSVYVAPPIVLALAKHPLVADYDLSSLRYLVSAAAPLDADLAATCSRRLALPPVLQAYGMTELSPGTHCVPLDAPNPPPGAVGKLIPNTEMRLVSLETGADVGPGENGEILIRGPQVMKGYLGRPAETDAMIAPDGWLHTGDIGRADSDGWLYVVDRVKELIKYKGYQVAPADLEALLLAHDAIADAAVIGVLDEDGNEVPKAFVVRQRGAGLSEDEVIAYVAGQVAPYKKVRRVEFLAAVPRATTGKILRRELRARERSSTPR, from the coding sequence ATGGTGTTCCACGTGTTCCACAGCGAGTACGCCGACGTCGCGCCCGTAGAGCTGCCGATCCATGAGGCCGTCCTGGGGCGGGCCGGGGAGTACGGCGACCGGCCCGCACTGGTCGACGGCCTCGACGGCACCACCCTCAACTACAGCGAGCTGGACCACATCAGCCGCCGGATCGCCGCCGCCCTCACCGCGTCCGGTGTCCGCAAGGGCGATGTGCTGGCCCTGCACAGCCCCAACACCGTGCTCTTCCCGGCCGTGTTCTACGCCGCCTCGCGCTGCGGGGCGGCGGTCACCACCGTCCATCCACTGGCCACCGAGGGCGAGTTCACCAAGCAGCTCCAGGATTCCGGGGCCCGCTGGATCGTGACCGTATCGGCGCTGCTGGACACCGCCCGCGCCGCCGCCGGGCAGTCCGGCGGCATCGCCGAGATCCTCGTCTGCGACCGGGCCGAGGGCCACCGCTCGGTACAGGACCTCGTCGCCTGCACCGACCCGGAACCGGCCGTCACCCTCGACCCGGCCCACGATCTGGCAGCCCTGCCCTACTCCTCCGGCACCACCGGCACCCCCAAGGGCGTGATGCTCACCCACCGCAGCATCGCCACCAACCTCGCCCAGCTCGCCCCACTGGTCTCCAACGGCCCCGGCGACCGGGTACTGGCCGTACTGCCCTTCTTCCACATCTACGGGCTGACCGCCCTGATGAACGCCCCACTGCGCAACGGCGCGACCGTCGTCGTCCTGCCCCGCTTCGACCTGCGGCAATTCCTCGCCGCCATCGAGCAGCACCGCATCACCTCCGTCTATGTCGCACCCCCGATCGTCCTCGCCCTCGCCAAACACCCCCTGGTCGCCGACTACGACCTCTCCTCCCTGCGGTACCTGGTCTCCGCCGCGGCGCCCCTGGACGCGGACCTTGCGGCGACCTGCTCCAGGAGGCTCGCCCTTCCGCCGGTCCTCCAGGCGTACGGCATGACCGAACTCTCGCCCGGCACCCATTGCGTCCCCCTCGACGCACCGAACCCGCCACCGGGCGCCGTCGGCAAGCTGATTCCCAATACGGAGATGCGGCTGGTGTCCCTGGAGACCGGTGCGGACGTGGGGCCGGGGGAGAACGGCGAGATCCTCATCCGCGGCCCCCAGGTCATGAAGGGCTATCTGGGGCGGCCCGCCGAAACCGACGCGATGATCGCCCCCGACGGCTGGCTGCACACCGGCGACATCGGACGCGCGGACAGCGACGGCTGGCTGTATGTCGTCGACCGCGTCAAGGAGTTGATCAAATACAAGGGCTATCAGGTCGCCCCCGCCGATCTCGAAGCGCTGCTGCTCGCGCATGACGCGATCGCCGACGCCGCGGTCATCGGTGTCCTGGACGAGGACGGCAACGAGGTGCCCAAGGCGTTCGTGGTGCGGCAGCGGGGGGCCGGCCTGAGCGAGGACGAGGTCATCGCGTACGTTGCCGGCCAGGTCGCCCCGTACAAGAAAGTGCGCCGCGTGGAATTCCTGGCCGCCGTGCCGCGCGCCACCACCGGAAAGATCCTGCGGCGCGAACTACGCGCCAGGGAAAGGAGCTCGACGCCCCGATGA
- a CDS encoding acyl-CoA dehydrogenase family protein, translated as MSNPVIETEEQRALRDAVAALGKRYGREYVTRVVAEGKHTDELWAEAAKLGYLGVNLPQEYGGGGGGIVELSLVLEELGAAGCPLLMLVVSPAICGTVIARFGTEEQKRTWLPGLADGSRKMAFGITEPDAGSNSHRITTTARKDGSDWVLNGRKVFISGVDIADATLIVGRTEDARTGRLKPCLFIVPRDTPGFGHTPIAMELSAPEKQFELTLDDVRLPADALVGDEDAGLLQLFAGLNPERIMTAAFALGMGRYALGRAVDYARTRQVWKEPIGTHQALAHPLAQAHIELELARLMMQKAAHLYDAGDDLGAGEAANMAKYAAAEAAVHAVDQAVHTLGGNGLTQEYGLASMITAARVARIAPVSREMILNFVSHQSLGLPKSY; from the coding sequence ATGAGCAACCCTGTGATCGAGACCGAGGAACAGCGCGCCCTGCGCGACGCCGTCGCCGCGCTCGGCAAGCGCTACGGCCGCGAGTACGTCACCCGGGTCGTGGCCGAGGGCAAGCACACCGACGAACTGTGGGCGGAGGCCGCCAAGCTGGGCTACCTCGGCGTCAACCTCCCCCAGGAGTACGGCGGCGGAGGCGGCGGCATCGTCGAACTCTCCCTCGTCCTGGAGGAGCTGGGCGCGGCCGGCTGCCCACTTCTGATGCTGGTCGTCTCGCCCGCCATCTGCGGCACCGTCATCGCCCGCTTCGGCACCGAGGAGCAGAAGCGGACCTGGCTCCCGGGCCTCGCCGACGGCTCCCGCAAGATGGCCTTCGGGATCACCGAACCCGACGCCGGCTCCAACTCGCACCGCATCACGACCACCGCCCGCAAGGACGGCAGCGACTGGGTCCTCAACGGCCGCAAGGTCTTCATCTCGGGCGTCGACATAGCCGATGCGACCCTGATCGTCGGCCGCACCGAGGACGCCCGCACCGGCCGCCTCAAGCCCTGCCTGTTCATCGTCCCGCGCGACACCCCCGGCTTTGGCCACACCCCGATCGCGATGGAACTCTCCGCCCCGGAGAAGCAGTTCGAACTGACCCTGGACGACGTACGGCTGCCCGCGGACGCGCTGGTCGGCGACGAGGACGCCGGGCTGCTCCAGCTGTTCGCCGGGCTCAACCCGGAGCGGATCATGACCGCCGCCTTCGCCCTCGGCATGGGCCGCTATGCCCTCGGCCGGGCCGTCGACTACGCCCGCACCCGCCAGGTGTGGAAGGAGCCCATCGGCACCCACCAGGCTCTCGCCCACCCGCTCGCGCAGGCCCATATCGAGCTGGAACTCGCCCGGTTGATGATGCAGAAGGCGGCCCACCTCTATGACGCGGGCGACGACCTGGGCGCGGGCGAGGCCGCCAACATGGCGAAGTACGCGGCGGCCGAGGCCGCGGTGCACGCCGTCGACCAGGCCGTCCACACCCTCGGCGGCAACGGCCTCACCCAGGAGTACGGCCTCGCCTCGATGATCACCGCCGCCCGGGTGGCGCGGATCGCCCCGGTCAGCCGCGAAATGATCCTCAACTTCGTCTCGCACCAGTCCCTGGGGCTGCCCAAGTCGTACTGA
- a CDS encoding IS110 family transposase: MDKRQAQVWAGIDAGKGHHWAAVVDETGATLWSKKIDNDESAILTALGEILDLADEVSWAVDICGTSSALLLALLAAHGQQAVYVPGRTVNRMSGAYHGEAKTDARDAYVIAETARHRRDFAVIGVPAQLAADLALLTAHRADLVADRVRMINRLRDVLTGVFPALERAFDYSSHKGALVLLTGYQTPAAIRRRGRARLTAWLANRSVRGADAVAATALEAAQAQQTALPGEDVAAQIVADLAAQILALDDRLKRIDKQIRETFRSHPQAEIIESLPGMGPILGAEFVVAAGDLAAYADAGHLASAAGLVPVPRDSGRRTGNLHRPKRYSRRLRRVFYMSAQTSIIREGPNRDFYLKKRGEGCKHVQAVIALARRRASVLWALLRDNRVFTPALPVAQQA; this comes from the coding sequence GTGGACAAGCGGCAGGCCCAGGTCTGGGCCGGCATCGACGCAGGCAAGGGCCACCACTGGGCGGCGGTGGTCGACGAGACCGGCGCGACCCTGTGGTCGAAGAAGATCGACAACGACGAATCGGCGATCCTGACCGCGCTCGGCGAGATCCTCGATCTGGCGGACGAGGTCTCCTGGGCGGTGGACATCTGCGGCACGTCCTCCGCGCTGCTGCTGGCCCTGCTCGCAGCCCACGGCCAGCAGGCCGTCTACGTGCCCGGCCGCACCGTCAACCGCATGTCCGGCGCCTACCATGGCGAGGCCAAGACCGACGCCCGCGACGCCTACGTCATCGCCGAAACCGCCCGCCATCGCCGCGACTTCGCCGTGATCGGCGTGCCGGCCCAGCTGGCCGCCGACCTCGCACTGCTGACCGCCCACCGCGCCGACCTCGTGGCTGACCGGGTGCGGATGATCAACCGCCTGCGCGACGTGCTGACCGGTGTCTTCCCCGCGCTGGAGCGGGCCTTCGACTACAGCAGCCACAAGGGCGCGCTGGTGCTGCTGACCGGCTACCAGACCCCGGCCGCGATCCGCCGCCGCGGCCGGGCCAGGCTGACGGCATGGCTGGCCAACCGCAGCGTGCGAGGTGCCGATGCCGTCGCGGCGACCGCGCTGGAAGCCGCCCAGGCCCAGCAGACCGCGCTGCCGGGCGAGGACGTCGCCGCGCAGATCGTGGCCGACTTGGCCGCACAGATCCTCGCCCTGGATGACCGGCTCAAGCGGATCGACAAGCAGATCCGCGAGACCTTCCGCAGTCATCCGCAGGCGGAGATCATCGAGTCCCTGCCCGGCATGGGCCCCATACTCGGCGCCGAGTTCGTCGTTGCCGCAGGTGACCTTGCTGCCTACGCGGACGCCGGCCATCTCGCTTCCGCGGCCGGGCTCGTGCCCGTCCCACGCGACTCGGGACGCCGGACCGGCAACCTGCACCGGCCCAAGCGCTACAGCCGCCGACTGCGACGGGTGTTCTACATGTCCGCGCAGACCAGCATCATCCGCGAGGGGCCGAACCGCGACTTCTACCTCAAGAAGCGCGGCGAGGGCTGCAAGCATGTCCAGGCCGTCATCGCTCTGGCTCGGCGACGGGCCAGCGTTCTGTGGGCTCTTCTGCGCGACAACCGGGTCTTCACCCCCGCCCTGCCCGTCGCGCAGCAGGCTTGA